One part of the Xiphophorus hellerii strain 12219 chromosome 17, Xiphophorus_hellerii-4.1, whole genome shotgun sequence genome encodes these proteins:
- the LOC116737083 gene encoding histone H2B 1/2, whose translation MPEPAKSAPKKGSKKAVTKTAGKGGKKRRRTRKESYAIYVYKVLKQVHPDTGISSKAMSIMNSFVNDIFERIASEASRLAHYNKRSTITSREIQTAVRLLLPGELAKHAVSEGTKAVTKYTSSK comes from the coding sequence ATGCCTGAACCCGCCAAGTCTGCGCCCAAGAAGGGCTCCAAGAAAGCCGTGACCAAGACGGCCGGTAAAGGAGGCAAGAAGAGGAGAAGGACCAGGAAGGAAAGCTACGCCATCTACGTCTACAAGGTGCTGAAGCAGGTCCACCCCGATACCGGCATCTCGTCCAAGGCCATGAGCATCATGAACTCGTTTGTCAACGACATCTTTGAACGCATCGCCTCCGAGGCTTCCCGTCTGGCTCATTACAACAAGCGCTCCACCATCACCTCCAGGGAGATCCAGACGGCCGTGCGCCTCCTGCTGCCCGGTGAGCTGGCCAAGCACGCCGTGTCTGAGGGCACCAAGGCGGTCACCAAATACACCAGCTCAAAGTAA